The Candidatus Nitrosotenuis cloacae genome contains a region encoding:
- a CDS encoding Snf7 family protein encodes MGSISDKWNDFGRSENLSQKIIDRVKPDIPLKNRIDVAQKNLQLQIVKLDSIAAKIKQKNDYIFSKIVAAQKSNNNLHAKAYATELLEIRKMHNMVNGAKLALEQIQLRLNTVSELGDIVVTLSPCMSVIKGLGASLSGIMPEATNSMQNLSQILGDVLTGSSMNASESTITSYSTSSDTLAILEEAQSVIEGQTRASIPEPPTGIPSAQMQKRESII; translated from the coding sequence ATGGGGTCAATAAGCGACAAATGGAATGATTTTGGAAGATCAGAAAACCTGTCACAGAAGATAATCGACAGAGTAAAGCCCGACATACCCCTCAAAAACAGAATCGACGTGGCGCAGAAGAACCTGCAGCTCCAAATAGTCAAGCTGGACTCGATTGCAGCAAAAATCAAGCAGAAAAACGACTATATTTTTAGCAAGATTGTCGCGGCCCAAAAATCAAACAACAACCTTCACGCAAAGGCGTATGCAACCGAACTTTTAGAGATTAGAAAGATGCACAACATGGTAAACGGTGCAAAATTAGCATTAGAACAGATTCAGCTCAGACTAAACACTGTATCAGAACTAGGAGACATCGTAGTCACGCTCAGCCCATGCATGTCCGTAATCAAGGGATTGGGCGCGTCACTCTCAGGAATAATGCCAGAGGCGACAAACTCGATGCAAAACCTCTCACAGATTCTAGGCGACGTGTTGACAGGCTCGTCGATGAACGCATCAGAGTCAACTATCACATCATACAGCACAAGCTCAGATACACTTGCAATCCTGGAAGAGGCGCAGTCAGTAATCGAAGGCCAGACAAGGGCTAGCATACCAGAGCCTCCAACTGGAATTCCAAGCGCTCAGATGCAGAAAAGAGAGAGCATCATTTAG
- a CDS encoding redoxin family protein → MKGEIKTAIIMVAIVVAAIGVLSAYFTSLEAQSGQGTSHADKSGFKKAPELRGITGYINADNNINEQLKGKVVLYDIWTYSCINCQRTIPYLTAWDDRYSDKGLVIVGIHSPEFEFEKDINNVEMAVEKFGIKYPVVLDNDKMIWDSFENHYWPRKYIADHEGYIRYDHIGEGAYDETEKIIQELLQERAADLGMDVAVMQPLVDIEEFEHGAKTPEIYFGYEFARGRSQLGNPEGFRPNQDVQYSIPDKLHEDNFYLDGTWKNLSDRMILTSESGKIILPYFGKEVNIVAAGRSELAIFVDGAPIASEISGTDVTGGKVATSESTLYNIVRTKEAASHVLEIDVDGPGFEIYTFTFG, encoded by the coding sequence ATGAAAGGCGAGATAAAGACTGCAATAATCATGGTGGCAATAGTAGTTGCCGCCATAGGCGTCCTTAGTGCATACTTTACTTCGCTTGAGGCGCAATCCGGCCAGGGCACATCACACGCTGACAAGTCGGGATTCAAAAAGGCCCCAGAGCTGCGCGGAATAACAGGATACATCAACGCAGATAACAACATCAACGAGCAGTTAAAGGGAAAGGTCGTCCTGTACGACATCTGGACGTACAGCTGCATCAACTGCCAGAGGACCATCCCGTATCTTACTGCATGGGACGACAGGTACTCAGACAAGGGTCTTGTCATAGTAGGCATCCACTCACCGGAATTTGAGTTTGAAAAAGACATCAACAATGTAGAGATGGCAGTTGAGAAATTTGGAATCAAATATCCAGTTGTACTTGACAACGACAAGATGATCTGGGACTCGTTTGAGAATCATTACTGGCCAAGAAAGTACATCGCAGATCATGAAGGATACATCAGGTATGATCACATCGGAGAGGGCGCATACGATGAGACTGAGAAAATAATCCAGGAGCTGTTGCAAGAGCGGGCAGCCGACCTCGGGATGGATGTTGCAGTTATGCAGCCACTAGTGGATATCGAAGAGTTTGAACACGGTGCAAAGACGCCGGAGATTTACTTTGGATACGAGTTTGCGCGAGGGCGCAGTCAGCTTGGAAACCCCGAGGGATTCCGTCCAAACCAGGACGTACAATATTCAATACCGGACAAGCTACACGAGGACAACTTTTACCTTGACGGCACGTGGAAGAATCTCTCAGACAGGATGATCCTCACATCAGAATCAGGAAAGATAATTCTTCCGTACTTTGGAAAGGAGGTAAACATAGTTGCCGCAGGAAGATCAGAGCTTGCAATATTTGTCGACGGAGCTCCAATCGCTTCTGAGATTTCCGGCACCGACGTCACAGGTGGCAAAGTGGCAACATCCGAGTCCACGCTCTACAACATCGTCAGGACAAAGGAGGCGGCAAGCCACGTACTTGAGATTGACGTCGACGGACCGGGATTTGAGATATACACGTTCACGTTCGGATAG
- a CDS encoding cytochrome c biogenesis CcdA family protein: MSEITIVVAALAGVGSFLAPCILPVIPAFLAYISGTTLTDLQKGGTVNILSSRVNIIMNTVFFVLGFSLVFSVFGVVINSVLSSSTSGLMSGFNQIGGIIIIGFGAFMILATKINRLNVEKKFFPKGGKASYPLSFVFGLAFATAWTPCIGPILGSILTLAATTPGQAFTLLLAYSLGLGIPFIVMGVFFSRMTRVIRGLGKYMRYFSPIMGAFIILLGVLVLTNQLAAIASFPLLNNALLG; this comes from the coding sequence ATGTCGGAAATTACGATTGTAGTGGCAGCACTTGCCGGAGTTGGCTCGTTTCTTGCACCCTGCATATTGCCGGTGATACCTGCGTTTCTTGCATACATATCTGGCACCACGCTGACGGATCTGCAAAAAGGCGGCACGGTCAACATACTGTCAAGCAGAGTAAACATAATTATGAATACAGTATTCTTTGTTCTCGGATTTTCTCTTGTGTTCTCGGTGTTCGGTGTTGTGATAAACAGTGTGCTTTCCAGCAGTACGTCCGGCCTGATGTCAGGATTCAACCAAATTGGAGGAATCATAATAATCGGGTTTGGTGCGTTCATGATACTTGCTACAAAGATAAACAGATTGAATGTTGAGAAAAAATTCTTCCCAAAGGGCGGAAAGGCAAGCTATCCACTTTCGTTTGTGTTCGGGCTTGCATTTGCCACGGCGTGGACTCCATGCATTGGCCCCATTCTTGGAAGCATATTGACACTTGCGGCAACAACGCCAGGACAGGCATTTACGTTGCTGCTTGCGTATTCGCTAGGACTTGGAATTCCATTTATCGTAATGGGTGTGTTTTTCTCAAGGATGACGCGAGTCATCAGGGGCCTAGGCAAGTACATGAGGTATTTTTCGCCAATAATGGGGGCGTTCATAATACTACTGGGCGTCTTGGTTCTGACAAACCAACTTGCGGCAATTGCAAGCTTTCCGCTTTTGAATAACGCGCTGCTTGGGTGA
- a CDS encoding aminotransferase class I/II-fold pyridoxal phosphate-dependent enzyme produces the protein MKQKLRFAHLVLQGAKKDNIYRQLRNSKVSGPYITVGTKRMINFCSNDYLGLSVKKNVTSQMQSSSRLVSGNDVSFDTLEKTLARHKSQQRSLVFPTGYMANLGAISAMVGKNDVVLSDELNHASIIEACRLSGARIAIYKHNDVDDLEKKIKANKAKRKFVITEGIFSMDGDFADLKQITEQTEKSGAILILDDAHGDFTVGTDGRGSAHLQGVGKKIDAYISSLSKGLGSFGGYVASEESIVDLCINKARSFIYTSALPSFLVEMSLQRFHQNRSARQKKLASNVARLSSGLKKIGYDIKSTTHIIPIIIGSEKKALEFGKYVYDNGVFAQPIRYPTVAKNSARLRVSVTAWLSDSHIDDALYTFEKAGKKFDIL, from the coding sequence TTGAAGCAAAAGCTTAGGTTTGCACACCTGGTACTCCAAGGTGCCAAAAAAGACAACATCTACAGGCAGCTAAGAAACAGCAAGGTAAGCGGGCCGTACATCACGGTCGGCACCAAGAGAATGATCAATTTCTGCTCAAACGACTATCTGGGGCTTTCTGTAAAAAAAAATGTCACATCTCAGATGCAGTCAAGCTCAAGGCTTGTCTCTGGAAACGACGTCTCGTTTGACACGCTCGAAAAAACGCTGGCGCGTCACAAGTCACAGCAAAGGTCGCTTGTCTTCCCCACCGGATACATGGCAAACCTTGGCGCAATATCTGCAATGGTTGGAAAAAACGACGTCGTACTGAGCGATGAGCTGAACCACGCAAGCATCATAGAGGCGTGCAGGCTGTCTGGCGCAAGGATTGCAATATACAAGCACAACGACGTCGACGATCTGGAAAAAAAGATCAAGGCAAACAAGGCGAAAAGAAAGTTCGTCATAACCGAAGGCATATTCAGCATGGACGGCGACTTTGCTGACCTAAAACAGATCACCGAGCAGACGGAAAAAAGCGGTGCCATACTCATCTTGGACGACGCACACGGCGACTTTACAGTTGGAACTGACGGCAGGGGCTCAGCACACCTGCAAGGAGTTGGAAAAAAAATTGACGCATACATAAGCAGCCTGAGCAAGGGACTCGGCTCGTTTGGAGGGTATGTTGCGTCGGAGGAGTCCATAGTCGACCTGTGCATCAACAAGGCAAGATCCTTCATCTACACGTCCGCGCTGCCGTCGTTTTTGGTCGAGATGTCGCTTCAGCGGTTTCACCAAAACAGGTCGGCAAGGCAGAAAAAGCTCGCATCAAACGTGGCACGACTCTCGTCCGGCCTGAAGAAAATCGGCTACGACATAAAATCCACAACACACATCATCCCGATAATAATAGGAAGCGAGAAAAAGGCACTAGAGTTTGGCAAGTATGTGTATGACAACGGGGTCTTTGCTCAGCCAATCAGGTATCCAACCGTGGCAAAAAACAGCGCGCGGCTGAGGGTCTCAGTCACTGCGTGGCTCTCAGACTCCCACATCGACGACGCGCTGTACACGTTTGAGAAGGCTGGAAAAAAGTTCGATATTCTCTAG